The nucleotide window CGTACTGTTCGGTGTCGTCGACGTAATTGAGGAGGgacctcttgatgttcctaggaggcggttccgacGGAGTGCTCTCTTTACCTCTGCTATTGCATCTTGTGAGAATGCTGTCGACATCTCCAAAGTAGTCGTAGGTGTTCATCACCTTCACTAAATTATTCTCTCGAACATCTTATGTTTCTATTTTTGTAACCATCTAAAACTTCGCAAAGAAAGTTTAAGCGATGCTACAGAGTAGACCGTTCGATGACCACGATGATAACATATCTAATGCTTACCATTCAAACGGGGATTAGGTACCCATTACAACAAGAACAGTAGGCAGTTTTGGCCAGATATaaatccgggtctgttccaGTTTTGAAGATCTGTTCCCCTTTCTCAGGCTTCTGCTTCCTATTTAGGATTTATAATTCGTTTTATATTAAATCTCGGTGAATGTATTAAATATCACGGAGTGGTCCGAAAAGGCCTAGAAATCACCCCCTCCCCCTCTTACTGATTGTACGGTGATCTTCCAGCTTACTTCCAAAAATATTATCGTCCATACACAAATTCATATATAGTaggtactttttttttatttaatattgcatTCACATAAAAATTCTTAACTTAAAAatacgtaaatatatacatacatatacatagatatgtctTCTGTAATTTAATTATGCTTACTGTCCactaaaacctaaaaaaaaactcattctCTAAGAGAAAAAGAATTGCTTTGCACATCTGCTAAAGCCCACAGAGATAAAAATACACCAACTAATAGGCTTCCTGCAATACTTCCGCTTTCAAAAATCGTTAGACATCGACTTCTTATCTTGCCGGCTACACATGCTCTACATCGAGGTTATTACTCGTTCTCGAAGAAATCTCTAGTGACATTTGCGTACGTACACCATCCTCGCGACGATTACGATAGGTCAATGAATTTGCACGCGCCTTACGACCCATAAAGTGACGTTCAACCCATTTGAGTAGCGTATATACCGAATCGGTTGAGGGCAAACGATGATCGGCTGCGGTACGCACGATATCCGATGAGGTGACACGGAATGTGCGCGCCATACCTTTGAGCGCCTGGCGTGTGGATAATCAAATGTTATTATTTAGGAGATAGCGCTTAAAGGCTAAAGCCGTCCATTTTCTACTTACCACCATGGCATCTTCATCGGTCAGATCGTCACCTACGTATATAATCTTAATACGTTCACTCCAATCGACACCGAACGATGTCCGTAATATGTAAATTGATGCGCGACCCTTGTTCCATTGTACGGGTGGCCGGGCTTCCAGAGCACAATGCGCTTCGGTTGCTTTGAACCCGTACTTAATTATAAGTCCGCGCGCTTTCTCGATCATCGCCGGACGCAATTCGGCAGGCGTTTCACGATAATGGAATGTGAGTAGTGCGCCTTTGTTCTCCACCCAAGCGCCGTCGCGACAGACCTAAAAGATACAAGTTCTCATTATTgcaagttttttaaaatttatttttgctccGTTATTTCGAGTTAATGCTTCCGTCGACTGTCAAACcgatttgtgtaaaatttcattcgAGTTTTCATAACACTTACCGAATCCTGAAGCGCCTTCAATAAATGACTAACTTTGTCCTCGTACTCAATCGGCATTGGATGCACGAACTTACTGCCATCGGGATGCAAAATTTCCAAACCATGATTACCGGCATAAGTAATGCCCTCAATACCAACCATGCGCTTCACATTGTCCACATTACGACCGGAGATGACGGCGACATAAACATCGGAATGATTTGAAAGTTTAAAGAGCACATTTTTAATTTCGGGCGAGAGTGTGGCGAGATCTGGATGCGGTGCAATTGGCGCCAATGTACcatcataatccaacaaaagcGCCAATTTATGGTTGTAACCGATGTATCTGGAAGCCAAATAACATACAAATTAATACTTCTTACACCAGAGTCGCAACAAAAGCAACTTACTTGAGTAGATAATCATCAAAGTCGTCCACAGTGACGGGCTGCATTATGGTTGTGCCGACATCATCGACATCCAGTGTGCCCATCGCCTTCAGGAACGAACGCATCCAATTGCTAACATCACATTCAGACTCGCGTCTACGCAAACGGCTCATACGCAGTACACGTTCATCTTCGGGCATCGTGAGTGCACGATGTATGACCTCGGCCGCGGCATGCACTTCATAAGGATTGCAGAGCAATGCTTCGTGCATCATCTCACCAGCGCCGGCGAAGGGTGAGATTACCAACACACCGGGACTCGCATTAATCTGGCAAGCTACAAACTCTTTTGCTACCAAATTCATGCCATCACGCAGTGGTGTGACCAAACATACGGCCGCATCGCGATACAAGGCGGCCAAATCATCTTGCGCCACATAATCGTAGATATAACGTATAGGCGCCCAATTGGCAGTCGTGAAACGACCATTAATGCGTCCAATCAGTTGATCCACCTCCTCTTTCAGTTCTCTGTATTCCTTAACATCGGTACGTGATGGCACGGATATTTGTAGTAAACTGACTTTCTCCTTATGCTGTGGATACTTCTCCAATAGGGTTTCGAAGGCCATCAAACGATGCACCAAACCCTTGGTATAGTCTAACCTATCCACACCCAAAATGATCTTTTGCTTATCACTCTTCAGCAGTTTACCAGCGGTCTTCGCTAAGGTCACGAACCGATCGTAAGGTATGCCAATGGGTAGCGGTCGTACGCGCACAGTGCGCTCACCCTGTTCGACGAGTAGATTATTGCGATCGACACGACAACCCAAATTGCGTTGACAACAGTCGACGAAGTTCAGACAATAGTCCTGTATGTGGAAACCCACCATATCACAGCCCAACATACCTTGGAGTATTTCATCGGCCCAAGGGAACAAACGGAAGATATCCCATGGTGGGAAGGGTATATGCAAGAAGAATGCCAGCCGACATGGCAGCTGTTTCTCTTCGGCCTTTTCACGTATCCAATTGGCGGCCAACATTAAATGATAATCGTGAATCCAAATAATTGGCGGTGTGTTGTTATCTAAAGCTTTGTTTTGCTCCAAACACTTCTCGAGCGCCTCAATAGTACGTGCCGCGAAATGTTTATTCACCGTTACATAGTTGTGCCAGTGTTCGGCGCCGAAGGTGGCACGACCGGGCATGGAATGGAAGAGCGGCCAGAATATCTTGTTGCAGCATCCATTGTAGTAGCTATCGAAAATCGCGGCATTTATATTGACGGAGACGACCTacagcaaatgacgtgacagaGTGAAGATAAGATAAGCGGGTGAATATAGAGTTGACGCgtaataaagtaataattaagtaataataataaaataaagtaaaatacaatttaatcaaatttaattataaaaatgttaattagaaaaatgtaatacttgtatacatataacatatacatatataataatttcgtGAAAAAGTAATACTAAATgtcattataaaattaatattttgtacaaaaattgcGCTTTGA belongs to Bactrocera dorsalis isolate Fly_Bdor chromosome 1, ASM2337382v1, whole genome shotgun sequence and includes:
- the LOC105228748 gene encoding uncharacterized protein LOC105228748; the encoded protein is MGPILNFLEYTTSCNNTKAAMVETEIVITNSEPVTKASLIVVSNRLPFVLSRDPKTDKLERKASAGGLVTAVCPVVIKGKGLWVGWPGIHLEDSNEPIPESNPTDQTPTAGLKSDQVVSVNINAAIFDSYYNGCCNKIFWPLFHSMPGRATFGAEHWHNYVTVNKHFAARTIEALEKCLEQNKALDNNTPPIIWIHDYHLMLAANWIREKAEEKQLPCRLAFFLHIPFPPWDIFRLFPWADEILQGMLGCDMVGFHIQDYCLNFVDCCQRNLGCRVDRNNLLVEQGERTVRVRPLPIGIPYDRFVTLAKTAGKLLKSDKQKIILGVDRLDYTKGLVHRLMAFETLLEKYPQHKEKVSLLQISVPSRTDVKEYRELKEEVDQLIGRINGRFTTANWAPIRYIYDYVAQDDLAALYRDAAVCLVTPLRDGMNLVAKEFVACQINASPGVLVISPFAGAGEMMHEALLCNPYEVHAAAEVIHRALTMPEDERVLRMSRLRRRESECDVSNWMRSFLKAMGTLDVDDVGTTIMQPVTVDDFDDYLLKYIGYNHKLALLLDYDGTLAPIAPHPDLATLSPEIKNVLFKLSNHSDVYVAVISGRNVDNVKRMVGIEGITYAGNHGLEILHPDGSKFVHPMPIEYEDKVSHLLKALQDSVCRDGAWVENKGALLTFHYRETPAELRPAMIEKARGLIIKYGFKATEAHCALEARPPVQWNKGRASIYILRTSFGVDWSERIKIIYVGDDLTDEDAMVALKGMARTFRVTSSDIVRTAADHRLPSTDSVYTLLKWVERHFMGRKARANSLTYRNRREDGVRTQMSLEISSRTSNNLDVEHV